CGTCTCATTGGCTGATGAATCCTATTTGTTAGGCCCGGCACCGGTGGCTGAAAGCTACATCAATCAGGCGAAGTTGCTCGAAGTGGCTGCCCTCTCTGGAGCCGATGCCGTGCATCCTGGTTATGGATTGCTGAGTGAAAACTCCGGTTTTGCTGAAGCCTGCGAGAAAGCAGGCATGTCGTTCATGGGGCCGACACCGGAGCAAATGCGCGCCTTTGGGCTGAAGCATACTGCCCGTGAGCGCGCGCTGGCCTGCAATGTCCCGCTTGTCCCCGGATCCGACCTCCTCAAGGATGCTGAGGAAGCCGTCAGCGAGGCGGCACGCATCGGCTTTCCTGTGATGCTGAAGAGCACAGCAGGCGGAGGTGGCATCGGCATGAGACGCTGTGATGACGAGGACTCATTACGCGCTGCCTTTGAATCCGTGGTCAGGCAGGGCAAATCCAGCTTTGGAGATGGCGGTGTGTTTGTGGAAAAATTAGTCCTCAATGCACGCCATGTGGAAGTGCAGATTTTCGGTGATGGCAAAGGCACCGTCGTTGCCCTGGGGGAACGCGATTGCTCCACCCAGAGGCGCAATCAAAAGATCATCGAAGAAACCCCCGCGCCTAACCTTTCGGATGAAACAAGGCAGGCTTTGTGGTCCAGCGCCGTGCGTTTGGGCCAGTCGGTCAACTATCGCTCCGCAGGCACGGTCGAGTTTGTTTACGATACGGATACCCATGAGTTTTATTTCCTGGAGGTAAACACTCGCCTTCAGGTGGAACATACCGTCACCGAAGCCGTCACCGGCCTGGATCTGGTGGAGTGGATGGTTCGCACAGCCTCAGGGGAAGACTTCGGTCTGTCAGATTATGTCTTTTCCCCCCGTGGCAGCGCCATCCAGGTGAGAGTCTATGCGGAGGATCCCCACAAGGACTTCCAGCCGAGTTGCGGACGTATGACAGAGGTGACTCTCCCTGCGGATGCACGCTGTGATGGATGGATCAGCACAGGCACCGAAGTCACCCCCTACTACGATCCCTTGCTGACGAAGATCATCGTCCACGCCCCCGACCGCGCAGCGGCCGTTATAAAAATGCAGCAGGTGCTGGATGCCACCCGCCTGAGCGGCATCGAAACAAACCTGGCCTATCTGCGCCAGGTCATTCGTGATCCGCTTTTTACTGAAGGCTGCATCACCACCCGTGCCTTGGCCACGAAGTTTCATTACCAGCCTGCCACCATTGATGTTTTAGCTCCCGGTGTGCAGACCACCGTGCAGGATTTTCCAGGCCGCATCGGTTACTGGGAGATCGGCGTCCCTCCCTCGGGCGCCATGGATCCGCTGGCCTTGCGCATCGCCAATCGTCTCGTCGGCAATGAAGAAAGCATCGCCGGCCTGGAGATCACCCTGGCCGGCCCGACGCTCCGTTTCAATGCAGCCACCACCATCTGTCTCACCGGCGCCGCCCTCAGTGCCGAGGTGGACGGCACCCCCATCCCTTTCTGGCAACCTGTCACTCTCAATGCTGGCCAGACGCTCAAACTGGGCCGGGTGACGGCGCAAGGCTGCCGCGCCTACTTGGCCGTTCAGGGCGGGCTGGATGTGCCTCTTTACCTCGGTAGCCGCTCCACATTCACGTTGGGGAATTTCGGTGGCCATGCAGGCCGTGCCTTACGCGTCGGCGACGTGCTTCATTTGGGAAAAACGACTTTTACTGCCGCTCCCGTTTCTCTCGCGGCAGTTCATCCTTTCGCCTTACCGGAAGCCATGCCGGACGCGCAGGGAAGAATGGCCATCCGTGTCATCTACGGCCCTCACGGTGCGCCCGATTTCTTCACCCCTCAGGACATTGAAACATTCTTCAGCACCGAGTGGGAAGTGCATTACAACTCAGCCCGCACAGGCGTCCGTCTCATTGGACCCAAACCCCAATGGGCACGCACGGACGGCGGAGAGGCAGGCTTGCACCCTTCCAACATTCATGACAATGCCTATGCCATTGGCTCCATTGATTTTACCGGTGACATGCCCATCATCCTCGGACCGGACGGCCCCAGCCTCGGCGGCTTCGTCTGCCCGGCCGTCGTGGCACATGCTGACCTGTGGAAAATAGGGCAGTTGAAACCAGGAGACCGCGTCACCTTTGTCTCCATCACTCTGGATGAAGCCGAATCTCTGAGTGACGAAATTGAGCAATCCCTGTTAGGCCACAGCAGCCCACCTGTGAGTGCCCAGCACCACGTTCCTGCCAGCGCCATCCGCCGCCACATTCCCGCCACCGACGTACGCCCAGATATTGTCTTCCGTCCGACAGGTGACCGTCACCTTCTCATCGAATTCGGTCCTCTTGTGCTGGACATTGCTCTTCGTTTCTGGGTTCATGCCGTCTATCTGAAACTTCAAGATCTGGCCCATCCCGGCATCATTGATCTCACCCCAGGCATCCGGTCTTTGCAGATCCATGTGGATGGCAAGAGCCTGCGTCTGGCCCAGGCAGAGCAGCTCATCACCAGCCTCATCGAATCATTGGATGATGTAGAGCATCTGGAAGTCCCCTCCCGCATCATCCATCTCCCTCTGTCCTGGGATGATCCGCAGACGCAGCTAGCCATTGATAAATACATGCAGTCAGTCCGGCCTGACGCACCCTGGTGCCCCAGCAATATCGAATTCATCCGCCGGATCAATGGCTTGGAAAGCATCGCTGAGGTTCAGCGCATCGTTTTTGATGCCAGCTACCTCGTCCTGGGGCTTGGCGATGTGTATCTGGGCGCACCCGTCGCCACACCGTTGGATCCACGTCATCGTTTGGTGACTACCAAGTATAATCCTGCACGCACCTGGACCCCGGAAAACGCTGTCGGCATTGGTGGAGCTTATATGTGCATCTACGGCATGGAGGGCCCCGGCGGCTATCAATTCGTCGGCCGCACCATCCAGATGTGGAATCGAGATCGTGTGACCGATGTCTTCGAAGCGGGCAAACCCTGGCTGCTCCGCTTCTTTGACCAAGTTCGCTTTTACCTCGTCAGTGCGGAGGAGCTAATGGAGCTTCGGCGCGATTTCCCGGCAGGACGTTACACACCCCGCATTGAACCCAGCAGCTTCAAGCTGAGTGATTATCTGGATTTCCTGGAGACGGAAGCTACCGACATTGAAAACTTCCGCCGCATGCAGCGCGAAGCCTTTGCCGCTGAGCGTGAACGCTGGCGCATCGCCGGACTGGATGTCACGGAGTCTGCAACTGGCAATGGCAGCATCGAGGCTGAGGTCATCATCCCCGATGGCCAGGAAGCCGTCGTCAGCCCAGTAAGCGGCAGCCTGTGGAAGATGCTCGTCAAGGCTGGCGACCGCATCGAAGAAGGCCAGGCCTTGCTCATCATCGAGGCGATGAAAATGGAGATCCCAGTCACCAGCACCATGTCTGGCACAGTGGCTGCGTTGCATGTGAAAGACAGCCAGTCCGTCACCCCCGGCCAAACCCTCCTAACCGTTATTGCATGACCCCAGATCTTTCGATCTCCACCTTGTTAAAAGCCTATCGCGAAGGCCGCCGCACCCCTGAGAAAACCATCCTCGAAGTCTGGGCACGGGCTGCGGAAGATGATCCGTCCATCTGGATCAACCGTCCCTCCTTGCAACACTTGCAACACTATTTGCGTGCCCTGGAGGGGGAGTCCCCAGATACCAAACCGCTCTACGGCATCCCTTTTGCCATCAAGGACAATATTGACTGCGTGGGCCTCCCCACCACGGCTGCCTGCCCGGCCTGGAGCTACGAAGCCCAGGAAAGCGCCTATGTCGTGAATCTCCTGATCGAAGCGGGTGCCATTCCCATGGGGAAAACCAACCTCGATCAGTTTGCCACTGGCCTCGTCGGCGTCCGCTCGCCCTATGGCGTCCCGCAAAATGCTTTCGATGCCCGTTACATCCCTGGCGGCAGCAGCAGCGGCTCCGCAGTTGCTGTGGCAAAGGGTCTGTGCAGCTTCGCCCTGGGTACTGATACCGCAGGCTCAGGCCGCGTGCCAGCTTCCTTCAACAATCTCGTCGGCCTGAAACCCACTCGCGGCGTCCTGAGTTGCAGCGGTGTGGTCCCGGCCTGCCGCACCCTGGATTGTGTCTCCATCTTTGCCCTCACCGCAGCCGATGCCGCACTGGTTTATAACCTCACGGCCTCTTTTGATGAAGCCGATGCCTATGCCAGAAAACGCTGCATGCTGCGCGAGCCTGCCTGGCCTCCGCGGATCGGTGTCCCGCCCATGGACCAGCTTGATTTCTTTGGCAATGAGTCTGCCAAACGCCTTTTTGAATCGGCTGTGAAAACCGTGGCGGATATGGGCTGGCAGATCGTCGAGACGGATATCTCTCCCTTCTTGAATGCCGCCCGCCTGCTCTATGAAGGTCCGTGGGTGGCTGAGCGTGCCGCCGTCATCAGCGATCTCATTGCCGAAAATCCAGAGTCCATCCTGCCTGTCACGCGTAACATTATCAAAGGCGGGCTCAAAGGAACAGCCATTGAGGCTTTCAAGGCGCAATATCGCCTGGCTGAATTGAAACGCATCAGTGAGGCCACTTGGAATCAGGCAGATGTTCTCCTCATGCCGACCACCGGCACCATCTATACTCTGGCCGAGGTCGAGGACGAGCCGATCCAGCTCAACAGTAACCTTGGTCGCTACACCAATTTCATGAACCTGCTGGACCTCTGCGGGTGTGCCGTGCCTGCGGGCTTTTTGGACACCGGCCTTCCTTGGGGCGTCACCTTCTATGCTCCCGCCTGTGGGGATGCCCTGGTGCTCGGCTGCGCTGGCCACTTCCACTCTGCGGTCAAACTGCCTCTCGGCAAAACCACCACGCCCAGCAGCAGCGCGGCTCTGCCGGTCATACCCGCTGCGGAAAAGAAAGTGCCGATGATGCAGATCGCCGTCTGTGGGGCCCACATGGAAGGCCTGGCTCTGCATTGGCAGTTGAGCGAACGCTCTGCACGCTTGGTCCAGCGCACCCACAGCGCCCCTCTTTATCAGCTCTATCTCTTGCCTGGCAGCGGTCGCATCCCGGACCGCCCAGGCATGGTACGTGTTAGCGAGGGCGGCTCCGCCATTGAGATGGAAGTCTGGGAAATCCCACAGTCCACCGTCGGCTCATTCCTGGAGGGCATCGGCGCGCCTCTGGGTCTGGGGAAAGTTCAGCTTGCCGATGGCAGTCAAGTCTGTGGATTCGTCTGCGAAGGCATTGTTGCCGACTCCGCCCAGGACATCACCAGCCACGGTAGCTGGCGTCAGTGGCTAAAAGCTACACAATAGGATTGTGCACGGTCACCAGTTTCGTTCCATCCGGAAAGGTGGCCTCCACTTGCACTTCGTGGATCATTTCAGCTACGCCCTCCATCACCTCGGCACGCGTGATGATCGTCGCCCCGTAGCTCATAAGTTCAGAGACTGTACGGCCATCGCGCGCACCTTCCATAATCTCAGCCGTAATGAGGGCGATGGACTCTGGGTAGTTCAGCTTCACCCCTCGGTCACGACGACGCCGTGCCACATCAGCAGCCACAACGATGAGCAACTTTTCCTGTTCGCGCGGAGACAAATGCATAGCAGATCAGAACGGGAGGATCGTGGAAGAACGGTGCATGGCAAGACCACTTTTCGCAACCTTCACCACCGCAGCACCAGAGAGCGCCAGCAGCAGCGTCGTCACGGCGATACCTGCCACATAGGCACCGGCGACAGATTCCATCGGCCACGCCAGCCCGTGCACATTTCCCTGCCAGACTGCAGCCATGGCCACCAGCCCCATTTGCATCAGGGCAGGCATCTTCTCTCTCGTCACTAAAAGTAAAACAGGCAACGCCATCACCGCTAGCAGGCTGGATTCAACCGTTGGCAAAATCACCTGCCCAGCCCCCAGCGCGCCCCCCATGGCCACGCCCCCAACCAGAGCCCCCATCCATCCACGAGAAGACTGACCACGCGCAGCGGCTACAGCAAGAGCACCGATGGCGACGGCAAACATCCAATGATCCATCCCCAGCAGGGGATGCCGCAGCCCGGCCATGAATGCAGCCCCGTCTTCAAACTCATCCACATCCTCCATGCTAGGTGGAAGATGATGGGCATGCAGCGGAAGCACCGTCAGCAGCAGCACCGAAAGTGCAGCCAGACAGGCGCTCAGGCGGAGCTTTGTCGTGCGAGGAGAGAACATTGAATGGTCAGGCATAAAGGATGCAGATCTGGCAGTCCATTAGACAGTGAGATGTTTTTTCACCACTTCGTCAGTGAGATCTTTCACCCCACCTTCAGCAACCACTGTGCCACGATCCATGATGTAAAACACATCCGCCAGTTCACGGCAGAAGTCCAAATACTGCTCGACCAGCAGAATGCTCATCTTATCCTCCGAGCGAAGAATCTTCAAAGCATCGCCGATCTGGTCGATCACGTTGGGTTGAATACCTTCCGTTGGCTCATCCAGAATCAATACCTTTGGCTCCGTCAGCAGAGCTCGGGCAATGGCGAGCTGTTGCTGCTGGCCACCACTCAACATTCCGCCTTTGCGTGGCAGAAATTCCTTGATGATGGGAAACAGGGTAAAGATACGATCCAGTTTTTCCTTGTTCTTCAGTCCCCGCGCCGTAGCACCCAGCATCAGATTCTCTTCGACAGTTAAAAAAGGGAATATATCCCGCCCCTGTGGCACATAGGCTAGGCCCAGGCGAGCGCGCTCTTCAGGAGCCATACGGGTGATGTCTGTCCCGGCCAGCATCACCTTGCCAGCATCAGGTTTGAAAAGGCCCACGATGGTGCGCAGCGTACTTGTTTTGCCGACGCCATTGCGGCCCATCAGACAGCAAAGTTGGCCGTCAGGAACAGTAAGATCAACGCCGCGCAGGATGCGGCTGCCGCCGATGGAGGCTTGGATGGAGGAGAGTGTGAGCATGTCGTTAAGCGGCTTTCTTGCGTCCCAGATACACTTCGATCACGCGCGGATCATTCTGCACAGCATCCACGCTGCCTTCACAGAGCACGCTGCCCTGGTGCAGTACCGTCACCTTGCGACCGGTGGCGATCTGTTTCACAAAAACCATGTCGTGCTCGATAACGATGATGCTGTGCTTGCCCGCGAGTTTCAGCAGCAGCTCTCCGGTCAGCGCCGTCTCATTGTCGCTCATACCCGCAGCCGGCTCATCAATAAGCAGCAGCTTGGAATTTTGCGCCAGCAGCATGCCGATCTCCAGCCATTGCTTCTGGCCGTGCGATAGTGATCCCGCCAGATCCGTGCGGCGTGTGCCCAGGTTGATGATCTTCAGGATCTCGTCGATCCGGTCGATGTCCGTACTCGTCGTCTTGCTGAAAAGCGTCTGCCAAACACCACGCACACCTTCCAGGGACAGCAGCAGATTTTCAAAAACGGTGTGGTCCGTATAAACAGTCGGCGTCTGGAACTTCCGGCCAATACCCAGGCGCACAATTTCATGCTCGCTCAGTGGCACCAGTTCAGTCAGAGCCCCAAAGGTGATCGTGCCAGTATCCGGCTTCGTCCGGCCCGTGATGAGATCCAGGAAGGTCGTCTTCCCGGCTCCGTTCGGGCCGATAACGGTCCTCAATTCTCCCTCAGTGAGGTAAAAATTGAGATCGGTGATAGCCTTGAAACCGGCGAAGGATTTGTTCACGCCTTCCGCGTTGAGAATAAGAGGGTGGTCCATGACGATGAATTAAACGGCTTCCTCCTCGGGTTTCGTGATGACGGCATCGTCAGGCTCCTTATGCCGGTTTCTTTTTTGCAACCAGTCCCGCACCATGCCCGGGACCCCCACGATGCCCTTGGGCAAAAACAGCACCACGATGATGAACATGCCACCGAGGATAATGAGCCACATATCCGGGTAAGCCCGCGTTGCCCAGCTCTTGAGC
The window above is part of the Prosthecobacter fusiformis genome. Proteins encoded here:
- the uca gene encoding urea carboxylase, which gives rise to MSTDHRPIAKVLIANRGEIACRIIRTLKKMGLRSVAVYSEADHDSPHVSLADESYLLGPAPVAESYINQAKLLEVAALSGADAVHPGYGLLSENSGFAEACEKAGMSFMGPTPEQMRAFGLKHTARERALACNVPLVPGSDLLKDAEEAVSEAARIGFPVMLKSTAGGGGIGMRRCDDEDSLRAAFESVVRQGKSSFGDGGVFVEKLVLNARHVEVQIFGDGKGTVVALGERDCSTQRRNQKIIEETPAPNLSDETRQALWSSAVRLGQSVNYRSAGTVEFVYDTDTHEFYFLEVNTRLQVEHTVTEAVTGLDLVEWMVRTASGEDFGLSDYVFSPRGSAIQVRVYAEDPHKDFQPSCGRMTEVTLPADARCDGWISTGTEVTPYYDPLLTKIIVHAPDRAAAVIKMQQVLDATRLSGIETNLAYLRQVIRDPLFTEGCITTRALATKFHYQPATIDVLAPGVQTTVQDFPGRIGYWEIGVPPSGAMDPLALRIANRLVGNEESIAGLEITLAGPTLRFNAATTICLTGAALSAEVDGTPIPFWQPVTLNAGQTLKLGRVTAQGCRAYLAVQGGLDVPLYLGSRSTFTLGNFGGHAGRALRVGDVLHLGKTTFTAAPVSLAAVHPFALPEAMPDAQGRMAIRVIYGPHGAPDFFTPQDIETFFSTEWEVHYNSARTGVRLIGPKPQWARTDGGEAGLHPSNIHDNAYAIGSIDFTGDMPIILGPDGPSLGGFVCPAVVAHADLWKIGQLKPGDRVTFVSITLDEAESLSDEIEQSLLGHSSPPVSAQHHVPASAIRRHIPATDVRPDIVFRPTGDRHLLIEFGPLVLDIALRFWVHAVYLKLQDLAHPGIIDLTPGIRSLQIHVDGKSLRLAQAEQLITSLIESLDDVEHLEVPSRIIHLPLSWDDPQTQLAIDKYMQSVRPDAPWCPSNIEFIRRINGLESIAEVQRIVFDASYLVLGLGDVYLGAPVATPLDPRHRLVTTKYNPARTWTPENAVGIGGAYMCIYGMEGPGGYQFVGRTIQMWNRDRVTDVFEAGKPWLLRFFDQVRFYLVSAEELMELRRDFPAGRYTPRIEPSSFKLSDYLDFLETEATDIENFRRMQREAFAAERERWRIAGLDVTESATGNGSIEAEVIIPDGQEAVVSPVSGSLWKMLVKAGDRIEEGQALLIIEAMKMEIPVTSTMSGTVAALHVKDSQSVTPGQTLLTVIA
- the atzF gene encoding allophanate hydrolase, with amino-acid sequence MTPDLSISTLLKAYREGRRTPEKTILEVWARAAEDDPSIWINRPSLQHLQHYLRALEGESPDTKPLYGIPFAIKDNIDCVGLPTTAACPAWSYEAQESAYVVNLLIEAGAIPMGKTNLDQFATGLVGVRSPYGVPQNAFDARYIPGGSSSGSAVAVAKGLCSFALGTDTAGSGRVPASFNNLVGLKPTRGVLSCSGVVPACRTLDCVSIFALTAADAALVYNLTASFDEADAYARKRCMLREPAWPPRIGVPPMDQLDFFGNESAKRLFESAVKTVADMGWQIVETDISPFLNAARLLYEGPWVAERAAVISDLIAENPESILPVTRNIIKGGLKGTAIEAFKAQYRLAELKRISEATWNQADVLLMPTTGTIYTLAEVEDEPIQLNSNLGRYTNFMNLLDLCGCAVPAGFLDTGLPWGVTFYAPACGDALVLGCAGHFHSAVKLPLGKTTTPSSSAALPVIPAAEKKVPMMQIAVCGAHMEGLALHWQLSERSARLVQRTHSAPLYQLYLLPGSGRIPDRPGMVRVSEGGSAIEMEVWEIPQSTVGSFLEGIGAPLGLGKVQLADGSQVCGFVCEGIVADSAQDITSHGSWRQWLKATQ
- a CDS encoding urease subunit gamma, giving the protein MHLSPREQEKLLIVVAADVARRRRDRGVKLNYPESIALITAEIMEGARDGRTVSELMSYGATIITRAEVMEGVAEMIHEVQVEATFPDGTKLVTVHNPIV
- a CDS encoding HupE/UreJ family protein, translating into MPDHSMFSPRTTKLRLSACLAALSVLLLTVLPLHAHHLPPSMEDVDEFEDGAAFMAGLRHPLLGMDHWMFAVAIGALAVAAARGQSSRGWMGALVGGVAMGGALGAGQVILPTVESSLLAVMALPVLLLVTREKMPALMQMGLVAMAAVWQGNVHGLAWPMESVAGAYVAGIAVTTLLLALSGAAVVKVAKSGLAMHRSSTILPF
- the urtE gene encoding urea ABC transporter ATP-binding subunit UrtE; translated protein: MLTLSSIQASIGGSRILRGVDLTVPDGQLCCLMGRNGVGKTSTLRTIVGLFKPDAGKVMLAGTDITRMAPEERARLGLAYVPQGRDIFPFLTVEENLMLGATARGLKNKEKLDRIFTLFPIIKEFLPRKGGMLSGGQQQQLAIARALLTEPKVLILDEPTEGIQPNVIDQIGDALKILRSEDKMSILLVEQYLDFCRELADVFYIMDRGTVVAEGGVKDLTDEVVKKHLTV
- the urtD gene encoding urea ABC transporter ATP-binding protein UrtD, with the translated sequence MDHPLILNAEGVNKSFAGFKAITDLNFYLTEGELRTVIGPNGAGKTTFLDLITGRTKPDTGTITFGALTELVPLSEHEIVRLGIGRKFQTPTVYTDHTVFENLLLSLEGVRGVWQTLFSKTTSTDIDRIDEILKIINLGTRRTDLAGSLSHGQKQWLEIGMLLAQNSKLLLIDEPAAGMSDNETALTGELLLKLAGKHSIIVIEHDMVFVKQIATGRKVTVLHQGSVLCEGSVDAVQNDPRVIEVYLGRKKAA